One genomic region from Salvia hispanica cultivar TCC Black 2014 chromosome 2, UniMelb_Shisp_WGS_1.0, whole genome shotgun sequence encodes:
- the LOC125208058 gene encoding protein PLANT CADMIUM RESISTANCE 8 codes for MGRIETAGEVQSPVKGVAVGSYPQNHHPAQPQPVGRPWSTGLFDCHLDQTQAVMTALLPCVTFGQIAEVLDEGEMTCPLGSFIYMLMMPAVCSQWIMGSKYRSKLRNKYGLVEAPYSDVVSHIFCPCCALCQESRELKSRGLDPTLGWNGIVAQQHQYGNEPPPAQAMSK; via the exons ATGGGAAGAATCGAGACGGCTGGGGAAGTCCAGAGCCCGGTGAAGGGCGTCGCCGTGGGCTCATACCCTCAGAATCATCATCCAGCGCAGCCTCAGCCCGTTGGAAGGCCGTGGAGCACTGGACTATTTGACTGCCATCTAGACCAAACCCAAG CTGTGATGACGGCGTTATTACCATGTGTGACGTTCGGACAGATAGCCGAGGTTTTGGATGAAGGGGAAATGA CTTGTCCATTGGGGAGTTTCATATACATGTTGATGATGCCTGCTGTTTGCTCCCAATGGATCATGGGATCTAAGTACAGATCCAAGTTGAGGAACAAATATGGGCTAGTCGAGGCGCCTTACAGCGACGTCGTTTCACACATTTTCTGCCCTTGTTGTGCCCTCTGCCAAGAGTCGAGGGAACTCAAGAGTAGAGGCCTCGACCCAACTCTTG GATGGAATGGAATCGTTGCGCAACAACACCAGTACGGGAATGAGCCTCCTCCGGCGCAAGCTATGTCGAAATAG
- the LOC125204509 gene encoding 30S ribosomal protein S17, chloroplastic, giving the protein MLLTSQFKSLTLTNPFLHGATAPFKPAAASIAPPPPPAVVPVIRAMRTLQGRVVCATSDKTVAVEVTRLAPHPKYKRRVRKKKRYQAHDPLNQFKVGDVVQLEKGRPVSKNKTFWAVPVPARPSSSKPAEESLGIPLESELNQV; this is encoded by the coding sequence atGCTTCTCACATCCCAATTCAAATCCCTCACCCTCACCAATCCCTTCCTCCATGGCGCCACCGCCCCCTTCAAGCCCGCCGCTGCCTCCATCGCTCCGCCTCCTCCCCCTGCTGTCGTCCCAGTCATCAGGGCGATGAGAACCCTGCAAGGCAGAGTGGTGTGCGCCACCAGCGACAAAACCGTGGCCGTGGAGGTGACGCGCCTGGCCCCGCACCCCAAATACAAGCGGCGcgtgaggaagaagaagaggtaCCAGGCGCACGACCCTCTGAACCAGTTCAAAGTCGGCGACGTCGTGCAGCTGGAGAAGGGCCGCCCCGTGAGCAAGAACAAGACCTTCTGGGCCGTCCCCGTCCCCGCCCGCCCCTCCTCCTCCAAGCCCGCGGAGGAGAGTCTCGGCATTCCGTTGGAGTCGGAGTTGAAccaagtttga
- the LOC125207452 gene encoding probable CoA ligase CCL8 — translation MGVFKTSNHLVRLSLTTSCPCSSSYSILRFLDSLTSVSIKVPNFSTSQTRLLSSVTHKSIVMELVKKVSHRGSTSPDSIAIRSDQKSHTYRQLFEAAKNISNTLSTADLKTANGPGKNNHLDGARIGIVAKPSPEFVAGVLGTWFSGGVAVPLALSYPEAELLHVMNDADITMILTTEDHQELMKAVAAKTSSQFSLLPPVPSTGDDHNNSQETEVSHAISGDDPALIIYTSGTTGKPKGAVHTHEGILSQVQMLSDAWGYTSDDKFLHCLPLHHVHGMFNALLAPLYAGSMVEFMPKFSVRGIWQRWRESYPEDQTKADDAITVFTGVPTMYTRLIQGYESMEPELQTASATAARKLRLMMCGSSALPLPVMQQWESITGHRLLERYGMTEFVMALSNPLNGKRKGGTVGNPLPGVQAKLIAEDGSTDVESGDLYIKSPSLFKEYWKLPEVTKESFIDGGFFKTGDAARVDEDGYYIILGRTNADILKVGGYKLSALEIEAVLLEHPTISECCVLGLPDQAYGEAVTAIVIPDAEIKRKRDEELKPALSLEELSAWAKEKLALYKIPTRLLLWESLPRNAMGKVNKKELKKKLSDE, via the exons ATGGGAGTATTTAAGACATCCAACCACTTGGTCCGGTTGAGCCTCACCACCTCTTGCCCTTGCTCTTCTTCCTATTCAATTCTCCGTTTCTTGGATTCTTTGACTTCTGTGTCTATTAAAGTTCCAAACTTTTCCACCTCTCAGACTCGCTTGCTTTCTTCTG TTACACATAAGAGTATAGTCATGGAGCTGGTCAAGAAAGTTTCCCATAGAGGATCTACATCTCCGGATAGTATTGCAATAAGATCGGATCAAAAAAGCCATACTTATCGTCAGCTTTTTGAAGCTGCTAAGAACATATCTAACACTTTATCCACTGCTGATTTAAAAACT GCCAATGGCCCTGGGAAAAACAACCATCTTGATGGAGCTCGTATTGGAATTGTTGCTAAACCTTCTCCCGAGTTTGTTGCTGGAGTGCTCGGAACATGGTTCAGTGGAGGTGTTGCAGTTCCCCTTGCACTCAGCTACCCGGAAGCAGAGCTTCTGCATGTGATGAATGATGCG GATATTACCATGATCCTGACTACCGAAGATCATCAAGAACTAATGAAAGCTGTTGCTGCCAAGACTTCTTCTCAATTCTCCCTCCTCCCCCCTGTTCCATCGACTGGAGATGATCACAATAATTCACAGGAAACTGAAGTTTCTCATGCGATTAGTG GAGATGATCCTGCACTGATCATCTATACGAGTGGCACGACAGGGAAGCCTAAAGGTGCTGTGCACACACACGAAGGTATATTATCACAG GTCCAAATGCTGTCTGATGCGTGGGGATACACATCTGACGATAAGTTCTTGCACTGCCTTCCACTACATC ATGTGCACGGCATGTTTAACGCGCTGCTTGCTCCGTTGTACGCTGGTTCAATG GTTGAATTCATGCCGAAATTCAGTGTAAGGGGAATCTGGCAGAGATGGCGAGAATCTTACCCGGAAGACCAAACGAAAGCTGACGATGCTATAACTGTGTTCACCGGA GTTCCAACCATGTACACACGTTTAATACAAGGGTATGAATCGATGGAACCTGAACTACAAACTGCTTCGGCTACGGCTGCAAGAAAGTTGCGTCTTATG ATGTGTGGCTCTTCGGCTCTCCCTCTTCCGGTAATGCAACAGTGGGAATCTATCACTGGCCACCGCCTTCTGGAACGGTACGGCATGACAGAG TTTGTCATGGCACTATCGAATCCCCTAAATGGCAAGCGGAAGGGGGGTACCGTCGGCAATCCACTTCCTGGTGTGCAG GCCAAGCTCATTGCTGAAGACGGTAGTACTGATGTTGAATCTGGCGATCTCTACATAAAAAGTCCTTCGTTATTCAAGGAATATTGGAAGCTACCCGAG GTGACTAAGGAGTCGTTTATTGACGGTGGTTTCTTCAAAACTGGAGATGCCGCCAGAGTGGATGAAGACGGATACTATATCATCTTGGGAC GTACTAATGCTGATATTTTGAAGGTTGGTGGCTATAAATTATCTGCTCTAGAAATCGAGGCAGTTCTTTTAGAG CATCCAACTATTTCAGAGTGTTGTGTGTTGGGATTGCCAGACCAAGCCTATGGCGAAGCTGTAACCGCTATAGTGATACCCGATGCAGAGATTAAAAGGAAACGAGACGAGGAGTTGAAGCCTGCGCTATCTTTGGAAGAACTGTCCGCTTGGGCTAAAGAGAAACTTGCACTGTATAAG ATACCGACTCGTCTATTGCTGTGGGAATCGCTGCCTCGCAATGCTATGGGAAAG GTGAACAAGAAGGAGCTCAAGAAGAAGCTATCTGATGAGTga
- the LOC125204661 gene encoding transcription factor bHLH68-like isoform X3 translates to MMAGNPNWWSMHPQLIYGVSNSTNPPPSDLYHPSLDFPVRSWSQLLMSGEEERKKVEKWELEEEEDNQVLNLNQSFPRNNIDIGDVKPHIYGHEQDQFLTTVMNFSGAAECKNQQHNKEHSSEKSKGGVSKKARVQQSAQPALKVRKEKLGDRITALHQLVSPFGKTDTASVLSEAIGYIRFLQSQIEVQERNCLFPEEHYQNLQGRSDLRSRGLCLVPISCTQHVGNENGADYWSPTAFGGGF, encoded by the exons ATGATGGCTGGAAACCCTAATTGGTGGAGCATGCATCCACAGCTCATCTATGGCGTCTCGAACTCCACGAATCCTCCGCCTTCCGATCTTTACCATCCTAGCCTCGATTTTCCGGTTAGGTCTTGGAGCCAACTGCTTAT GAGTGGTGAAGAGGAGAGAAAGAAGGTTGAGAAGTGGGaattagaagaagaagaagataatcAAGTCTTGAATTTGAACCAATCTTTCCcaagaaataatattgatattggtGATGTGAAGCCACATATTTATGGCCATGAACAAGATCAATTTCTCACCACTGTCATGAACTTCTCCGGCGCGGCGGAGTGTAAGAATCAGCAGCACAATAAGGAGCATTCATCTGAG AAGAGTAAAGGTGGGGTATCTAAGAAGGCTAGGGTTCAACAGTCAGCACAACCAGCTTTGAAG GTGAGAAAGGAGAAGCTAGGGGATAGAATAACAGCTCTTCACCAACTTGTTTCTCCATTTGGGAAG ACTGACACTGCTTCTGTCTTGTCTGAAGCCATTGGATACATTAGATTCCTTCAGAGTCAAATTGAG GTTCAAGAAAGGAATTGTTTGTTTCCCGAAGAGCATTATCAG AATTTACAAGGTCGATCAGATTTGAGGAGTAGAGGACTTTGCTTAGTTCCGATTTCATGCACTCAACATGTGGGAAATGAGAATGGTGCTGATTATTGGTCTCCGACGGCGTTTGGTGGTGGCTTTTGA
- the LOC125204661 gene encoding transcription factor bHLH68-like isoform X4: MMAGNPNWWSMHPQLIYGVSNSTNPPPSDLYHPSLDFPVRSWSQLLMSGEEERKKVEKWELEEEEDNQVLNLNQSFPRNNIDIGDVKPHIYGHEQDQFLTTVMNFSGAAECKNQQHNKEHSSEKSKGGVSKKARVQQSAQPALKVRKEKLGDRITALHQLVSPFGKTDTASVLSEAIGYIRFLQSQIEALSSPYMGNAGHHQHPVNKFKKGIVCFPKSIIRIYKVDQI, encoded by the exons ATGATGGCTGGAAACCCTAATTGGTGGAGCATGCATCCACAGCTCATCTATGGCGTCTCGAACTCCACGAATCCTCCGCCTTCCGATCTTTACCATCCTAGCCTCGATTTTCCGGTTAGGTCTTGGAGCCAACTGCTTAT GAGTGGTGAAGAGGAGAGAAAGAAGGTTGAGAAGTGGGaattagaagaagaagaagataatcAAGTCTTGAATTTGAACCAATCTTTCCcaagaaataatattgatattggtGATGTGAAGCCACATATTTATGGCCATGAACAAGATCAATTTCTCACCACTGTCATGAACTTCTCCGGCGCGGCGGAGTGTAAGAATCAGCAGCACAATAAGGAGCATTCATCTGAG AAGAGTAAAGGTGGGGTATCTAAGAAGGCTAGGGTTCAACAGTCAGCACAACCAGCTTTGAAG GTGAGAAAGGAGAAGCTAGGGGATAGAATAACAGCTCTTCACCAACTTGTTTCTCCATTTGGGAAG ACTGACACTGCTTCTGTCTTGTCTGAAGCCATTGGATACATTAGATTCCTTCAGAGTCAAATTGAG GCACTGAGCTCTCCATACATGGGCAATGCAGGACATCACCAACATCCTGTAAATAA GTTCAAGAAAGGAATTGTTTGTTTCCCGAAGAGCATTATCAG AATTTACAAGGTCGATCAGATTTGA
- the LOC125205044 gene encoding proline-rich receptor-like protein kinase PERK15, with protein MSTPPPPVAIEAPTSSPPPPGPPTPAELLLPPPPSGNITPPATIAPPPAITPPTAASNNRATLVALGVGIGIGGSIVLVCVGIFVIWYRRRRRKRFGEEGFGYGRSQKQGLNPKDDPYRGPPYNMPPTPPSNLNVFELPKPTPPRVVSSNSHQSIDVSTTPPFFSSSLNSIEDIPQTTLPTCLDSTKTTFTYEELALATDNFSDSNLLGQGGFGYVHKGVLHDGRDVAIKQLKMGSGQGEREFQAEVEIISRVHHSHLVSLLGHCISGARRLLVYEYVANQTLEFHLHGKVCKHPINWATRMKVALGSAKGLAYLHEDCHPKIIHRDIKSSNILLDENFEAKVADFGLARFYSDTDTHVSTRVMGTFGYLAPEYALTGKLTEKSDVFSFGVVLLELITGRRPIDRSQNYLDDNIIDWARPLLSQALENNNFDCVADPRLQKDYDSVEMARMVACASVCVRHLARRRPKMSQIILALEGKLPLDDLTEPIQSRQNILNNDSHDSSDYDSLYDTTQYKEDLIKFRKMALESAEHTVSEYSGPTSEFGLRPSGSSSEVLRNIQVT; from the exons ATGTctacgccgccgccgccggtgGCAATTGAGGCTCCGACGTCGTCGCCGCCTCCGCCAGGTCCTCCTACCCCGGCGGAGCTGCTACTTCCACCGCCGCCTTCGGGGAATATCACTCCGCCGGCGACGATTGCGCCTCCGCCGGCGATTACGCCGCCTACGGCAGCGTCAAACAACCGCGCGACGCTGGTGGCGCTGGGAGTGGGGATAGGGATTGGCGGATCGATCGTGCTGGTTTGTGTTGgtatttttgtgatttggtacaggaggaggaggaggaagcgTTTTGGAGAGGAAGGATTTGGTTATGGTCGTTCGCAGAAGCAGGGGCTCAATCCCAAAg ATGATCCTTATCGTGGTCCACCGTACAACATGCCGCCTACTCCACCATCTAACCTCAACGTCTTTGAACTTCCAAAGCCTACTCCCCCACGGGTTGTTTCATCAAATTCTCACCAATCTATAGATGTATCCACTACTCCACCCTTTTTTAGTAGCAGCCTGAACTCCATAGAGGATATTCCACAAACAACCCTTCCTACGTGTTTGGATTCCACAAAAACTACCTTCACTTATGAAGAACTTGCACTTGCAACAGATAATTTTTCTGACTCCAACCTCCTTGGTCAAGGTGGTTTTGGATATGTTCATAAGGGAGTGCTTCATGATGGCAGAGACGTTGCAATCAAGCAGCTAAAGATGGGGAGTGGTCAAGGGGAGCGTGAATTTCAGGCAGAGGTTGAGATTATAAGTCGTGTTCATCACAGCCATCTAGTATCACTACTTGGGCACTGCATTTCAGGGGCTCGAAGATTGCTTGTGTATGAATATGTCGCTAATCAAACTCTGGAGTTCCACTTACATG GGAAGGTGTGCAAACATCCTATAAACTGGGCTACTAGGATGAAAGTTGCCCTGGGCTCGGCAAAAGGATTGGCATATTTGCACGAGGACT GTCATCCTAAGATCATACACCGTGATATCAAGTCATCTAACATTCTTCttgatgaaaattttgaggCGAAG GTAGCAGATTTCGGCCTGGCTAGGTTCTATTCAGATACTGATACTCACGTCTCCACTCGGGTAATGGGAACTTTTGG TTATTTAGCTCCGGAATATGCTCTTACTGGAAAGCTGACAGAGAAGTCAGATGTCTTTTCATTTGGCGTTGTCCTTTTGGAGCTGATTACTGGTCGCAGGCCAATCGATAGATCACAGAACTACCTTGATGACAACATCATTGATTGG GCAAGGCCTTTGCTTTCGCAAGCTCTGGAAAATAACAACTTTGATTGCGTGGCTGATCCGAGGTTGCAGAAAGATTATGACTCTGTAGAGATGGCTCGGATGGTTGCTTGTGCTTCTGTCTGTGTTCGTCATTTGGCTCGACGCAGGCCAAAGATGAGTCAG ATAATACTGGCTTTGGAAGGAAAGCTGCCTCTAGACGACCTGACCGAGCCCATTCAATCAAGGCAGAACATTTTAAACAATGATTCTCACGATAGCTCAGACTACGACTCCTTATACGACACCACACAGTACAAAGAGGATCTGATAAAGTTCAGGAAGATGGCACTAGAAAGTGCGGAACACACTGTAAGTGAGTACAGCGGCCCGACTAGTGAGTTTGGCCTCCGGCCCTCCGGCTCAAGCAGCGAAGTTCTAAGAAACATACAAGTGACATAG
- the LOC125208090 gene encoding probable plastidic glucose transporter 2: MRGRHSETVLVHKRTSSKEHLNGYDYDREGLLGHAQSGHISNPSWQRPLPHILVATISSFLFGYHLGVVNDTLESISVELGFSGSTLAEGLVVSTCLAGALLGSLFSGWISDGLCRRRAFQLCALPMIIGASMSATTNSLEGMLLGRFFVGTGMGLGPPVAALYVSEVSPAHVRGTYGSFTQIATCLGLMTALLIGIPAKNDTSWWRVCFWVSTIPAALLALLMEFSTESPHWLYKRGRIAQTEEELERLFGAAHVKSAMAELSKSDNRADEVAAVKFLELLHGRHFKVVFIGSALFAFQQLSGINAVFFFSSTVFKSAGVPSDSGNICIGVVNLSGSIVAMILMDRLGRKLLLVGSFLGMVVAMGLQVIAASDIMPASTNLYLSVGGMLLFVLTFSLGAGPVPGLLLSEILPSRIRAKAMAVCMSVHWVINFFVGLLFLNLLEMLGPQILYTIFGTFCLMAAVFVKKNVIETKGKSLQEIEMALVPVD, translated from the exons ATGCGAGGGCGCCACAGTGAAACAGTGTTGGTGCACAAGCGCACATCGTCAAAGGAACATCTCAATGGCTATGATTATGATAGAGAAGGATTACTAG GTCACGCGCAAAGTGGTCATATTAGCAATCCTTCATGGCAGCGTCCTTTGCCACATATTCTCGTGGCAACTATCTCATCATTCTTATTTGGTTATCATCTCGG GGTCGTTAATGACACGTTGGAGAGCATCTCTGTGGAACTAGGCTTCAGCGGCAGTACGCTGGCTGAAG GTTTGGTAGTGAGTACATGTCTAGCTGGTGCACTTCTCGGTTCTTTATTCAGTGGATGGATATCCGATGGGCTTTGTCGTAGGAGAGCATTCCAATTATGTGCTCTTCCAATGATTATTGGTGCTTCCATGAG TGCCACAACTAATAGTCTGGAAGGTATGCTTCTTGGGAGGTTCTTTGTCGGAACTGGTATGGGTCTTGGTCCTCCTGTTGCCGCACTCTACGTGTCAGAG GTTTCACCAGCTCATGTGAGGGGCACCTACGGGAGTTTCACCCAGATTGCAACATGTCTTGGACTTATGACAGCTCTCCTCATCGGGATTCCTGCTAAAAATGACACTAGCTG GTGGAGAGTTTGCTTTTGGGTATCTACTATTCCTGCTGCCTTGCTGGCTCTTTTGATGGAGTTCTCTACAGAGTCTCCACACTGGCTTTACAAG AGAGGAAGAATTGCTCAAACAGAAGAGGAACTCGAGAGGCTTTTTGGAGCAGCACATGTTAAATCTGCAATGGCAGAATTGTCAAAATCAGATAATAGGGCTGATGAGGTGGCTGCTGTTAAATTTTTAGAGTTACTCCATGGACGCCATTTTAAAG TGGTGTTCATTGGGTCCGCCCTATTTGCCTTTCAGCAGCTATCGGGCATCAATGCtgtgttctttttttcttcaactGTTTTTAAGAGTGCTGGAGTGCCTTCTGATAGTGGAAACATATGTATTGGAGTTGTAAACTTATCAG GATCTATTGTTGCCATGATTCTGATGGATAGATTAGGAAGGAAGCTGCTTCTTGTTGGGAGTTTCTTGGGCATG gtaGTAGCTATGGGTTTACAAGTTATTGCTGCAAGTGATATTATGCCTGCCTCCACAAATTTATATCTATCTGTTGGTGGAATGCTGCT GTTCGTCTTGACATTTTCTTTAGGTGCTGGGCCTGTCCCTGGTCTGCTCCTATCAGAAATACTACCGAGCCGGATTAGGGCTAAGGCGATGGCTGTGTGCATGTCTGTACACTGG gtgatcaatttttttgttggattatTGTTTCTGAATCTGCTGGAAATGCTGGGGCCACAAATTCTGTACACAATCTTTGGCACCTTTTGCTTGATGGCTGCagtttttgtgaaaaaaaatgttatagaAACTAAAGGGAAGTCACTGCAAGAAATTGAAATGGCACTCGTTCCGGTTGATTAG
- the LOC125204661 gene encoding transcription factor bHLH68-like isoform X2, with protein sequence MMAGNPNWWSMHPQLIYGVSNSTNPPPSDLYHPSLDFPVRSWSQLLMSGEEERKKVEKWELEEEEDNQVLNLNQSFPRNNIDIGDVKPHIYGHEQDQFLTTVMNFSGAAECKNQQHNKEHSSESKGGVSKKARVQQSAQPALKVRKEKLGDRITALHQLVSPFGKTDTASVLSEAIGYIRFLQSQIEALSSPYMGNAGHHQHPVQERNCLFPEEHYQNLQGRSDLRSRGLCLVPISCTQHVGNENGADYWSPTAFGGGF encoded by the exons ATGATGGCTGGAAACCCTAATTGGTGGAGCATGCATCCACAGCTCATCTATGGCGTCTCGAACTCCACGAATCCTCCGCCTTCCGATCTTTACCATCCTAGCCTCGATTTTCCGGTTAGGTCTTGGAGCCAACTGCTTAT GAGTGGTGAAGAGGAGAGAAAGAAGGTTGAGAAGTGGGaattagaagaagaagaagataatcAAGTCTTGAATTTGAACCAATCTTTCCcaagaaataatattgatattggtGATGTGAAGCCACATATTTATGGCCATGAACAAGATCAATTTCTCACCACTGTCATGAACTTCTCCGGCGCGGCGGAGTGTAAGAATCAGCAGCACAATAAGGAGCATTCATCTGAG AGTAAAGGTGGGGTATCTAAGAAGGCTAGGGTTCAACAGTCAGCACAACCAGCTTTGAAG GTGAGAAAGGAGAAGCTAGGGGATAGAATAACAGCTCTTCACCAACTTGTTTCTCCATTTGGGAAG ACTGACACTGCTTCTGTCTTGTCTGAAGCCATTGGATACATTAGATTCCTTCAGAGTCAAATTGAG GCACTGAGCTCTCCATACATGGGCAATGCAGGACATCACCAACATCCT GTTCAAGAAAGGAATTGTTTGTTTCCCGAAGAGCATTATCAG AATTTACAAGGTCGATCAGATTTGAGGAGTAGAGGACTTTGCTTAGTTCCGATTTCATGCACTCAACATGTGGGAAATGAGAATGGTGCTGATTATTGGTCTCCGACGGCGTTTGGTGGTGGCTTTTGA
- the LOC125208169 gene encoding photosystem I reaction center subunit VI, chloroplastic gives MASLALAAAQPTAVKGLSGSSLAGTKLQVKPSRLTFKPTNYRSGGVVAKYGDKSVYFDLEDIGNTTGQWDLYGSDAPSPYNSLQSKFFETFAAPFTKRGLLLKFLILGGGSTLAYVSSQATGDVLPIVKGPQLPPKLGPRGKI, from the exons ATGGCTTCATTAGCACTTGCCGCCGCCCAGCCCACCGCCGTAAAGGGCCTCTCCGGCAGCTCTCTCGCCGGAACTAAACTCCAAGTCAAACCATCTCGCCTCACCTTCAAGCCCACCAACTACAG GAGTGGTGGTGTGGTTGCAAAATATGGTGACAAGAGTGTCTACTTTGATTTGGAGGATATCGGCAACACCACCGGCCAATGGGACTTGTATGGATCAGATGCACCTTCACCATACAACTCCCTTCAG AGCAAGTTCTTTGAAACATTTGCTGCCCCTTTCACCAAGAGAGGTCTGCTTCTCAAGTTCTTGATATTGGGAGGTGGTTCCACCCTTGCCTATGTGAGCTCCCAAGCAACCGGAGACGTTCTTCCGATAGTCAAGGGCCCTCAACTTCCACCTAAGCTCGGCCCGCGTGGCAAAATCTAA
- the LOC125204661 gene encoding transcription factor bHLH68-like isoform X1 — MMAGNPNWWSMHPQLIYGVSNSTNPPPSDLYHPSLDFPVRSWSQLLMSGEEERKKVEKWELEEEEDNQVLNLNQSFPRNNIDIGDVKPHIYGHEQDQFLTTVMNFSGAAECKNQQHNKEHSSEKSKGGVSKKARVQQSAQPALKVRKEKLGDRITALHQLVSPFGKTDTASVLSEAIGYIRFLQSQIEALSSPYMGNAGHHQHPVQERNCLFPEEHYQNLQGRSDLRSRGLCLVPISCTQHVGNENGADYWSPTAFGGGF, encoded by the exons ATGATGGCTGGAAACCCTAATTGGTGGAGCATGCATCCACAGCTCATCTATGGCGTCTCGAACTCCACGAATCCTCCGCCTTCCGATCTTTACCATCCTAGCCTCGATTTTCCGGTTAGGTCTTGGAGCCAACTGCTTAT GAGTGGTGAAGAGGAGAGAAAGAAGGTTGAGAAGTGGGaattagaagaagaagaagataatcAAGTCTTGAATTTGAACCAATCTTTCCcaagaaataatattgatattggtGATGTGAAGCCACATATTTATGGCCATGAACAAGATCAATTTCTCACCACTGTCATGAACTTCTCCGGCGCGGCGGAGTGTAAGAATCAGCAGCACAATAAGGAGCATTCATCTGAG AAGAGTAAAGGTGGGGTATCTAAGAAGGCTAGGGTTCAACAGTCAGCACAACCAGCTTTGAAG GTGAGAAAGGAGAAGCTAGGGGATAGAATAACAGCTCTTCACCAACTTGTTTCTCCATTTGGGAAG ACTGACACTGCTTCTGTCTTGTCTGAAGCCATTGGATACATTAGATTCCTTCAGAGTCAAATTGAG GCACTGAGCTCTCCATACATGGGCAATGCAGGACATCACCAACATCCT GTTCAAGAAAGGAATTGTTTGTTTCCCGAAGAGCATTATCAG AATTTACAAGGTCGATCAGATTTGAGGAGTAGAGGACTTTGCTTAGTTCCGATTTCATGCACTCAACATGTGGGAAATGAGAATGGTGCTGATTATTGGTCTCCGACGGCGTTTGGTGGTGGCTTTTGA